The following are encoded in a window of Staphylococcus piscifermentans genomic DNA:
- a CDS encoding acyl-CoA thioesterase gives MSASLSIKDRQVYPQDTNHHHTMFGGLLMANIDEIAAICAMKHSSAPVVTASTDSVDFLLPIRTGDVISYEAMVSYAGSTSMEVCVQIILEDIMEDKKYMAALSFLTFVALDDDGKPKKVPGVYPENEIQEWFHSTAPARVKRRKERRQESKDTLEFLTRTRHIQ, from the coding sequence ATGTCTGCTTCATTAAGCATTAAAGATCGTCAAGTATACCCTCAAGATACAAATCATCACCATACAATGTTCGGAGGCCTGTTAATGGCCAACATCGATGAAATTGCTGCTATTTGTGCAATGAAGCATAGCAGTGCACCTGTAGTTACTGCTTCAACCGATTCAGTAGACTTTTTATTGCCAATCAGAACGGGTGATGTCATCTCATATGAAGCGATGGTATCTTATGCAGGTTCTACTTCGATGGAAGTCTGTGTACAGATAATTCTAGAAGATATTATGGAAGACAAGAAATATATGGCAGCTTTAAGCTTCTTAACATTTGTTGCTTTGGATGATGACGGCAAGCCGAAAAAAGTGCCTGGCGTCTATCCGGAAAATGAAATTCAAGAATGGTTCCATAGTACTGCTCCTGCACGTGTGAAACGCAGAAAAGAAAGAAGACAAGAAAGTAAAGATACTTTAGAATTCTTAACAAGAACAAGACATATTCAATAA